The Paenibacillus sp. MBLB1832 genome has a window encoding:
- the gabT gene encoding 4-aminobutyrate--2-oxoglutarate transaminase, producing the protein MEVQPNRKASIKMQTELPGPQARQLLERRLASVPRGPFNTMPTFAAKGEGALLTDVDGNVFIDFAGAIGTLNVGHCPPRVVDALKAQLELYLHPSFHVMMYEPYVALAEKLNALTPGDYPKKTFFLSSGAEAVENAVKIARKYTGRRAIISFERGFHGRTFMAMSLTSKVKPYKNGFGPFAPDTYKMPYPYYYRAPNGMTQDEVDDQILRKFEDFFLSEVPGDEVAAVIMEPVQGEGGFVIASTRFIQGVKTICEKYGIIFIADEVQTGFGRTGSLFAMTHHGVVPDLMTMSKSIAAGLPISAVTGRADIMDAPGIGEIGGTYGGSPLGCVAALEVIAMLEEERLPERAIAIGTAVGQRFTQLQQELPCIGDLRGIGAMCAIELVKDPISKDPDKELTSRILQEAHKRGLIVMSAGIYGNVIRILCPLVITDEQLAEGLDVLEQAFRIWGTP; encoded by the coding sequence ATGGAAGTACAACCGAATCGTAAGGCATCGATTAAGATGCAGACTGAATTGCCGGGCCCGCAGGCCCGGCAATTGTTGGAGCGGCGGTTGGCGAGTGTACCGCGAGGTCCTTTTAATACCATGCCAACCTTCGCGGCAAAAGGGGAGGGAGCACTGCTTACCGATGTCGACGGTAACGTCTTTATCGATTTTGCCGGTGCCATCGGCACGTTAAACGTCGGACACTGTCCGCCTCGGGTGGTCGATGCGCTGAAAGCGCAACTAGAGCTGTATCTTCATCCGAGTTTCCATGTGATGATGTATGAGCCGTACGTTGCCTTGGCAGAAAAGCTAAACGCATTAACGCCAGGCGATTATCCGAAGAAGACGTTCTTCTTGAGCAGTGGGGCGGAAGCGGTGGAAAATGCGGTGAAAATTGCCCGAAAATATACGGGCCGCAGAGCCATCATTTCGTTTGAGCGCGGCTTTCATGGCAGGACGTTTATGGCCATGTCGTTGACGAGTAAGGTCAAGCCGTATAAGAACGGCTTTGGACCTTTTGCGCCGGATACGTACAAAATGCCCTACCCCTACTACTACCGCGCCCCGAATGGCATGACGCAGGATGAAGTGGATGATCAAATATTACGCAAATTTGAAGATTTCTTTCTCTCCGAGGTGCCAGGCGACGAGGTCGCAGCGGTAATCATGGAGCCTGTCCAAGGGGAAGGCGGCTTCGTGATTGCGTCAACCCGTTTTATTCAGGGGGTTAAAACGATTTGCGAGAAGTATGGCATCATATTTATAGCCGACGAGGTGCAAACCGGATTTGGCCGCACGGGAAGTCTATTCGCCATGACCCATCATGGCGTGGTGCCCGACTTGATGACCATGTCGAAGTCGATTGCCGCTGGGCTTCCCATCAGCGCGGTAACAGGCCGCGCGGACATTATGGATGCGCCTGGCATTGGAGAAATCGGCGGCACCTATGGCGGCAGCCCGCTAGGCTGTGTGGCGGCGCTCGAGGTGATTGCTATGCTGGAAGAGGAGCGGCTGCCAGAGCGCGCCATCGCCATTGGGACTGCTGTGGGCCAGCGATTTACTCAGCTGCAGCAGGAGTTGCCCTGCATTGGCGACTTGCGCGGCATCGGCGCGATGTGCGCGATCGAGCTCGTGAAAGATCCGATCTCTAAGGATCCAGACAAAGAATTGACGAGCCGCATCTTGCAGGAAGCGCATAAACGAGGTTTAATCGTGATGAGTGCTGGCATTTACGGGAACGTCATCCGCATACTCTGCCCGCTTGTCATTACAGATGAACAGCTTGCCGAAGGATTAGATGTATTGGAGCAGGCTTTTCGAATATGGGGGACACCATGA
- a CDS encoding aldehyde dehydrogenase family protein, giving the protein MKKHLFIGGQWVEAKDYRPLYSPYSGEHIADIAYANEDEVQQALAAAEQARPLMAQMPAHGRAAILERLASLIRENADACARLLALEAAKPIATAKLEVERTIATYKFAAEEAKRIHGETIPLDAAPGGEGRIAYTIRQPLGVVAAITPFNFPMNLVAHKVGPALAAGNTIVLKPASQTPLSAYFLAQLLQQAGLPAGALNVVTGSGSVIGDILVTDSRVKAVTFTGSPEVGIAIRAKAGLKKVILELGSNSALIVDQGVDVDAMIARAVTGAFSYSGQVCISIQRIYVHEQIFDDFVQKFVAKTESLRLGNPMDPVTDLSACISSRDAQRAMDWIAEAQNSGATVATGNQREGNLVHPTVLLHVQAASRVSCQEAFAPVVLINPIASIEEGIQLVNNSRYGLQAGIYTENIRTALTAAEALEVGGVMINDIPTFRVDHMPYGGVKDSGTGREGVKYAIEELTELKLVVFKK; this is encoded by the coding sequence ATGAAAAAGCATTTATTTATCGGGGGCCAATGGGTCGAAGCGAAAGACTATCGCCCCTTATACTCGCCTTATAGCGGCGAACATATTGCAGATATCGCTTATGCAAATGAAGATGAAGTGCAGCAGGCGCTGGCCGCAGCTGAGCAGGCGAGGCCGCTCATGGCGCAGATGCCTGCTCATGGGCGGGCCGCAATTCTAGAGCGGCTTGCTTCGCTGATCCGCGAAAATGCAGATGCTTGCGCACGGCTGCTCGCGCTTGAAGCAGCAAAGCCGATTGCAACAGCGAAGCTGGAGGTTGAGCGAACGATCGCAACCTACAAGTTTGCCGCTGAGGAAGCCAAGCGGATTCATGGCGAAACGATTCCGCTGGATGCCGCTCCAGGCGGGGAAGGGCGTATCGCTTACACGATCCGCCAACCGTTGGGCGTCGTGGCGGCTATCACGCCGTTCAACTTCCCGATGAACCTCGTTGCACATAAAGTAGGGCCAGCCCTCGCCGCAGGCAATACGATCGTTTTGAAGCCGGCGAGCCAAACCCCGCTGTCCGCCTACTTTCTGGCCCAGCTGCTGCAGCAGGCAGGATTGCCAGCGGGCGCACTCAACGTGGTCACAGGCAGCGGCAGCGTGATCGGCGATATCCTCGTGACGGATAGCCGAGTTAAAGCCGTCACCTTTACGGGCAGCCCCGAGGTCGGCATCGCCATCCGCGCGAAAGCTGGCTTGAAGAAAGTCATTCTGGAGCTAGGCTCCAATTCCGCACTGATTGTCGATCAGGGTGTTGATGTGGACGCGATGATTGCAAGAGCAGTGACTGGTGCCTTTTCCTACTCGGGCCAAGTCTGTATTTCGATTCAACGCATATATGTCCATGAGCAAATCTTTGATGACTTTGTCCAGAAATTCGTCGCCAAGACGGAGAGCTTGCGCTTAGGGAATCCCATGGATCCCGTCACGGATCTATCCGCGTGCATTTCTTCCCGCGATGCGCAGCGGGCGATGGATTGGATTGCCGAGGCGCAGAACAGCGGTGCAACGGTGGCGACAGGCAATCAACGTGAGGGAAATCTCGTCCATCCTACCGTACTGCTGCATGTGCAAGCCGCTTCCCGTGTATCCTGTCAGGAAGCGTTCGCACCTGTAGTTCTAATTAACCCGATTGCCTCAATTGAAGAAGGCATACAGCTCGTCAACAACTCCAGATACGGGCTGCAAGCGGGCATTTACACCGAAAATATTCGAACCGCACTTACCGCCGCAGAAGCCCTAGAAGTTGGCGGTGTCATGATCAATGATATTCCGACCTTTCGCGTTGACCATATGCCGTACGGCGGCGTCAAAGACAGCGGCACAGGCCGCGAAGGCGTCAAATACGCCATCGAGGAACTAACCGAGCTGAAACTTGTCGTCTTCAAGAAATAA
- the kamA gene encoding lysine 2,3-aminomutase — protein MERRDWKQIELWKDVTDEQWNDWLWQLTHTIRSLDDLKKVVHLTPEEEEGVGISTQTIPLNITPYYASLMNPDDPRCPIRMQSVPISAELLKTKYDLEDPLHEDEDSPTPGLTHRYPDRVLFLVTNQCSMYCRYCTRRRFSGQVGMGVPKKQLDDAIAYIRNTPEVRDVLLSGGDGLLINDNILEYILKNLRAIPHVEIIRIGTRAPVVFPQRITEHLCSIIRKYHPIWLNTHFNHPLEMTNEARKACAMLADSGVPLGNQSVILAGINDSTYIMKKLMHELVKMRVRPYYIYQCDLSEGIGHFRAPVSKGLEIIEALRGHTSGYAVPTFVVDAPGGGGKIALQPNYLLSQSQDKVILRNYEGVIVGYPEPKNYVPGRADAYFNEIYGVEKQPVSTGIIALMKDEKFNLVPENLHRLGRRKSYEASPDHASLKDRRSKRDEMKDKLMKAQSKDGGEG, from the coding sequence ATGGAACGACGTGACTGGAAGCAGATTGAGCTGTGGAAAGATGTAACGGATGAGCAATGGAATGATTGGCTATGGCAGTTAACACATACCATTCGTTCCTTAGATGATTTGAAAAAAGTCGTTCATTTAACACCCGAGGAAGAAGAAGGAGTTGGGATATCAACGCAAACGATTCCTTTAAATATTACGCCGTACTACGCATCTTTAATGAATCCCGATGATCCGCGCTGTCCGATACGTATGCAATCTGTTCCCATTTCAGCAGAGCTGCTAAAGACGAAGTATGATTTGGAGGACCCGCTTCATGAGGATGAGGACTCTCCCACACCTGGACTTACGCATCGGTATCCGGATCGTGTGCTCTTTTTGGTCACGAATCAATGTTCGATGTACTGCAGGTACTGTACGCGCCGTCGTTTCTCAGGTCAAGTGGGCATGGGCGTCCCGAAAAAGCAGCTGGATGACGCGATAGCTTATATCCGCAATACCCCAGAGGTCCGTGACGTCCTGCTGTCTGGTGGGGATGGGTTGTTGATTAACGATAATATTTTGGAGTATATTCTAAAAAATTTGCGGGCGATTCCCCATGTGGAGATCATTCGGATTGGGACGCGAGCGCCGGTTGTTTTTCCGCAACGGATTACGGAGCATCTCTGTTCGATTATTCGAAAGTATCATCCGATTTGGCTGAATACCCACTTTAATCATCCTTTGGAAATGACGAACGAAGCGCGGAAAGCTTGTGCCATGCTGGCCGATAGCGGGGTTCCGCTTGGAAACCAATCGGTTATTCTGGCAGGCATTAACGACTCCACGTATATTATGAAAAAGCTCATGCATGAGCTGGTCAAAATGCGCGTTCGCCCGTATTACATTTATCAATGCGATCTATCGGAGGGAATTGGCCACTTCCGTGCGCCTGTATCGAAGGGATTGGAGATTATTGAAGCTTTACGTGGGCATACCTCTGGATATGCGGTGCCGACTTTCGTCGTTGATGCACCTGGTGGCGGTGGAAAAATCGCTTTACAGCCAAATTATTTGCTATCCCAAAGCCAAGATAAGGTTATTCTTCGCAATTATGAAGGCGTCATTGTTGGGTATCCTGAGCCTAAAAACTATGTGCCAGGACGTGCGGATGCTTACTTCAATGAGATATATGGCGTTGAGAAGCAGCCTGTCAGCACAGGCATTATCGCCTTGATGAAAGATGAAAAATTCAACTTAGTGCCAGAAAATTTGCACCGACTGGGTCGCAGGAAGTCCTATGAGGCTTCGCCTGATCATGCTTCGTTGAAGGATCGCCGCTCTAAGCGGGATGAGATGAAGGATAAGTTGATGAAGGCGCAATCGAAGGATGGCGGTGAGGGGTAG
- a CDS encoding sigma-54 interaction domain-containing protein: protein MPGQLDRGSAYFEKMLNMIDVGIHLIDSWGITIFYNAKMAETDGLKSDQVVGKNFFELFPSLTHETSTFMKVLQTGTEIREKIQTYVSVTGKRITTINSTYPLIEDGIIIGALEVAKDITSIVHLHDQILDLRHQIYESPLKDKKHTNSARYHFSDLIGTNDAFLNTIAFAKKASRTSSPVLICGPTGTGKELVAQSIHNAGNRRNRLFLAQNCAAVPNELMEGIMFGTARGAFTGAIDRAGLFEQASGGTLFLDELNSLDLVLQAKLLRVLQDGLVRRIGGAKEQQVDVRIITAMNMDPKEALEKGLLRSDLFYRLNVVNLTLPPLAHRKDDIPLLAHHFIEKFNALFGMKIIGISPGAMQCLLQYHWPGNVRELSHAIESTYNMMELECEQIEKSHLPASIQGSSVIQHVPWYGDKEPMSEGLTEKVKQLEKEAIIRALEQHHHNVTLTAQALGIKRQALQYKLQRYGIVRKP, encoded by the coding sequence ATGCCAGGACAATTGGACCGTGGCTCCGCCTATTTTGAAAAGATGCTCAATATGATTGATGTCGGGATTCATCTTATTGATTCTTGGGGAATCACGATTTTCTATAATGCGAAGATGGCCGAAACCGATGGATTGAAGTCAGACCAGGTTGTAGGCAAAAATTTCTTCGAACTCTTCCCTTCGCTGACGCATGAAACGAGTACTTTTATGAAGGTACTGCAGACAGGCACTGAAATTCGCGAAAAGATTCAAACGTATGTCAGTGTAACGGGGAAACGGATCACGACGATAAACAGCACATACCCTCTTATCGAGGATGGTATCATCATCGGGGCGCTTGAGGTCGCGAAAGATATCACCAGTATTGTGCACCTGCATGATCAGATCCTCGATCTTCGTCATCAAATTTATGAATCCCCCTTGAAGGATAAAAAGCATACCAACTCCGCCCGCTACCATTTTAGCGACTTAATCGGTACGAACGACGCGTTCTTAAACACGATCGCCTTCGCCAAAAAAGCGTCGCGTACAAGCTCTCCTGTTCTGATATGCGGACCTACGGGTACGGGCAAGGAGTTAGTTGCCCAGAGCATTCATAATGCGGGGAACCGAAGGAACCGTCTGTTTCTCGCTCAAAATTGCGCGGCCGTGCCAAACGAGTTAATGGAGGGTATTATGTTTGGGACGGCGCGGGGCGCTTTCACTGGGGCGATTGATCGGGCTGGACTGTTCGAGCAGGCGAGTGGCGGCACGCTTTTTCTAGATGAGCTCAATAGCTTGGATCTCGTGCTGCAGGCCAAACTGCTTCGCGTCCTGCAGGACGGTCTTGTCCGCCGAATCGGAGGCGCTAAGGAGCAACAAGTCGATGTACGGATCATCACTGCGATGAATATGGACCCGAAAGAAGCCTTGGAGAAAGGCTTGCTGCGGAGCGATTTGTTTTATCGGCTGAATGTGGTCAATCTCACACTGCCTCCACTGGCTCATCGCAAGGATGATATACCTCTGCTCGCGCACCATTTTATAGAGAAATTTAACGCTTTGTTCGGCATGAAAATAATAGGCATCAGTCCTGGAGCTATGCAGTGCCTGTTGCAGTATCATTGGCCTGGCAATGTACGCGAACTGAGCCATGCCATCGAATCCACTTATAATATGATGGAGCTTGAATGCGAGCAAATTGAGAAGAGTCATCTTCCCGCTTCTATTCAAGGCAGCTCGGTGATCCAGCATGTACCTTGGTATGGCGATAAGGAACCAATGTCAGAAGGCCTGACCGAGAAGGTCAAGCAATTGGAAAAAGAAGCGATCATTCGCGCGCTGGAGCAGCATCATCATAATGTGACGTTGACGGCTCAAGCTTTAGGTATAAAGCGGCAAGCACTTCAATATAAATTGCAGCGATACGGCATTGTCAGAAAACCCTAG
- a CDS encoding AraC family transcriptional regulator, producing the protein MVELIRKIFDDHDLFPFSLAYKSTKSSQSELPDHFHDWYEIVFVYRGSGTFFVDHTFYDMKQGDLFLIPGNTIHRATPDKETPVTSSAIYFSPAMLQAAQFGDGFSYLQSFEQASALRGYKLATLPHHAQQLAQIFESIQYELLHAIPGYRQAIYLHLLQLLLYVQRDVAATEARTPHVDTLVVPQWMREILLYMDQHYCENISLTTLSKRAAVSPAHFSRAFKQLIGMNFTAYILTKRIIRAKQLLQESDASVQTIAEMCGFESLPHFHAMFKRMLGLTPAAVRKSV; encoded by the coding sequence GTGGTGGAACTGATACGCAAAATTTTTGATGACCATGACCTCTTCCCCTTCTCCCTCGCCTACAAAAGCACAAAAAGCTCGCAAAGCGAGCTGCCTGACCATTTCCATGATTGGTATGAAATTGTATTTGTGTACCGCGGGAGCGGAACTTTTTTTGTCGACCATACGTTTTATGACATGAAGCAGGGGGATCTGTTTCTTATTCCTGGCAACACCATTCACCGTGCAACACCCGACAAAGAGACGCCTGTGACGTCTTCTGCCATCTACTTCTCACCTGCTATGCTGCAGGCTGCGCAGTTCGGCGACGGTTTTTCCTACTTGCAAAGCTTTGAGCAAGCCTCGGCGCTTCGCGGCTATAAGCTTGCGACACTTCCACATCATGCTCAGCAACTTGCCCAAATCTTTGAGTCCATTCAGTATGAGCTCTTACACGCGATTCCAGGATACCGCCAAGCCATCTACCTCCATTTACTCCAACTTCTGTTGTATGTACAACGGGACGTTGCTGCTACAGAGGCGAGAACCCCTCACGTTGATACGTTGGTCGTTCCCCAATGGATGAGGGAGATTTTGCTCTATATGGATCAACATTATTGTGAAAATATAAGCCTTACGACGCTCTCAAAACGAGCGGCGGTTTCACCCGCCCATTTCAGCAGAGCCTTTAAACAGCTGATTGGTATGAATTTTACCGCGTACATCCTAACCAAACGTATCATTCGCGCCAAACAGTTGCTTCAAGAGAGTGACGCTAGTGTACAAACTATCGCCGAAATGTGCGGCTTCGAGAGCTTGCCTCATTTTCATGCTATGTTTAAAAGAATGCTGGGCCTGACACCTGCGGCTGTTCGCAAATCTGTCTAA
- a CDS encoding amidohydrolase family protein: protein MRIDAHQHYWKMDRGDYGWITPELSVLYRDFLPSDLQPHLEQFDINKTIVVQAAETLEETAYLLALSETSDTIAGVVGWLDLDDPNFLLHYKKCKQHPKYVGFRVMIQEMPDARAILQPHFVEALRYFAEENVPVDLLVVAHQLEPVVELLEQVPGLRAVIDHIAKPQIAAGVIEPWSSQMTAIAQHPNIYCKISGMVTEAHHTEWKAEDFTKYIQHILTIFGSKRVMFGSDWPVCLLAGEYEDVVDIVTQALPSHWTEEDKSRLFGLNAKEFYKL from the coding sequence ATGCGTATCGATGCTCATCAACATTATTGGAAAATGGATCGGGGAGATTATGGGTGGATCACACCTGAACTGTCTGTGTTGTATCGAGATTTCCTACCGAGCGATTTACAGCCCCATCTAGAACAATTCGACATTAACAAGACAATCGTCGTACAAGCTGCGGAAACATTAGAAGAAACAGCATATTTACTTGCACTCAGCGAGACATCTGATACGATAGCTGGAGTTGTGGGGTGGCTGGATTTAGACGATCCTAATTTTCTACTTCATTATAAAAAGTGTAAGCAGCATCCGAAATATGTAGGCTTTCGTGTCATGATTCAGGAAATGCCAGATGCCAGGGCGATCCTTCAGCCGCATTTTGTTGAGGCATTGCGTTATTTCGCGGAAGAGAATGTCCCCGTAGATCTCCTAGTCGTTGCTCATCAATTGGAACCTGTTGTCGAGCTTCTTGAACAAGTTCCAGGTCTGCGTGCCGTGATTGATCACATCGCGAAGCCACAGATTGCCGCAGGAGTAATTGAGCCATGGAGCAGCCAAATGACAGCGATTGCTCAGCATCCGAATATCTACTGTAAGATATCAGGCATGGTGACGGAGGCCCATCATACGGAGTGGAAAGCTGAGGATTTCACCAAATATATTCAGCACATTCTAACGATTTTCGGGAGCAAAAGGGTAATGTTCGGCAGCGATTGGCCAGTGTGCTTACTAGCTGGTGAGTACGAGGACGTTGTAGATATTGTGACACAAGCTTTGCCATCTCATTGGACGGAAGAAGACAAATCTCGATTATTCGGACTCAATGCAAAGGAGTTCTACAAGTTATGA
- a CDS encoding aldo/keto reductase codes for MKYRTLGKTGLDVSVLSFGASSLGSVFRETNEEESIRTVHTAIDQGINLIDVSPYYGLTKAETVLGNAISQLDRTRFILSTKAGRYGDAEFDFSKERIIQSVDESLMRLQTDYIDILYLHDIEFAPFHVILEEAFPALDDLKQTGKIRFFGVSGLPLSVFEKTLAHKEVDSVLSYCHYALNDTSLLDTLPLLDKHQVGLVNASPLAMGMLSTRPAASWHPAPIEIQQLCKQAAEHCAKNGTDVAKLAVQFATANERIPTTLVSTANPANISKNIAWTEEPMDMELLLEVLDILKPIHNRSWVSGRPEYNEKTYY; via the coding sequence ATGAAATATCGGACACTAGGAAAAACAGGGCTAGATGTCTCGGTGCTTAGTTTTGGTGCTTCGTCCCTTGGATCCGTTTTTCGTGAAACGAACGAGGAAGAGAGCATTCGTACGGTTCATACAGCCATTGATCAAGGGATTAACCTTATTGATGTGTCGCCGTATTATGGACTTACCAAAGCTGAGACGGTGCTTGGTAATGCGATTTCGCAGCTCGATCGGACTCGATTCATCCTATCGACCAAAGCTGGACGATACGGCGATGCCGAGTTTGATTTTTCCAAAGAGCGGATCATTCAAAGTGTGGACGAGAGTTTGATGCGGCTGCAAACCGATTACATAGATATTCTGTATCTGCATGATATTGAATTTGCTCCCTTTCACGTCATTCTCGAGGAAGCCTTTCCCGCGCTTGATGACTTAAAACAAACTGGCAAAATCCGTTTCTTTGGAGTCTCGGGCCTGCCCTTGTCAGTCTTTGAAAAAACGCTGGCTCACAAAGAAGTGGATTCTGTCCTATCGTATTGCCACTATGCACTGAACGATACGTCATTGCTAGACACTCTGCCTCTGCTTGATAAACACCAAGTCGGACTGGTGAATGCTTCTCCGCTAGCGATGGGAATGCTCAGCACGAGACCTGCCGCGAGTTGGCATCCTGCTCCTATCGAAATCCAACAGCTATGCAAGCAAGCTGCGGAGCATTGTGCAAAGAATGGTACGGATGTTGCGAAGCTGGCTGTACAGTTTGCGACGGCGAATGAGCGGATCCCAACAACACTGGTCAGCACAGCCAATCCCGCTAATATTTCCAAAAATATTGCATGGACAGAAGAGCCGATGGATATGGAACTCTTACTAGAGGTGCTGGACATCTTGAAGCCCATCCACAATCGTTCATGGGTGAGCGGAAGACCTGAATACAACGAGAAGACGTATTATTAA
- a CDS encoding zinc-binding alcohol dehydrogenase family protein, translating into MKAIVCEQIDRLAYVEMEQPTVGVGEALIRIQRIGICGTDLHAYKGNQPFFSYPRILGHELAGYVEELGEGVSDLAIGDLVSVVPYMHCGHCIACRNGKTNCCIDMKVLGVHIDGGMVERISLPVSHLIKSNGLTLDQAAMLEPFSIGAHAVRRSELRAGETVLVIGSGPIGLGVMVLAKRQGATVIAMDINEERLAFCKDWAGVDHTVNALEQPKDKLSELTNGEFPTIVYDATGNVRSMTDAFSLVAHGGKLVYVGLVKADIAFHDPDFHKREMTLMGSRNATMEDFDTVRSAFQEGRINIDSYITHRAAFDEMVGQFETWLKPESKVIKAMVCL; encoded by the coding sequence ATGAAAGCTATCGTCTGTGAACAGATCGATCGGTTGGCCTATGTCGAGATGGAGCAACCCACCGTAGGTGTAGGTGAAGCACTCATTCGTATTCAGCGGATCGGTATATGCGGAACGGATTTACATGCGTATAAAGGGAATCAGCCCTTTTTCAGTTACCCGCGAATTCTAGGGCATGAGCTGGCTGGCTATGTAGAGGAATTAGGTGAGGGTGTGTCTGATCTTGCAATTGGTGATCTCGTCAGCGTTGTGCCGTATATGCACTGTGGTCACTGTATTGCTTGTCGCAACGGGAAAACGAATTGCTGCATCGACATGAAAGTACTTGGTGTGCATATCGATGGGGGCATGGTAGAGAGAATATCTTTGCCAGTGAGTCATTTGATAAAAAGTAATGGGCTTACGCTGGATCAAGCGGCTATGTTGGAACCGTTCAGTATTGGTGCTCACGCGGTACGTAGATCGGAGCTGCGAGCTGGTGAAACTGTTCTTGTCATTGGATCAGGTCCAATTGGACTTGGGGTAATGGTGCTGGCCAAAAGACAAGGTGCAACCGTCATCGCGATGGATATCAACGAGGAGCGGCTAGCGTTTTGCAAGGATTGGGCAGGCGTTGATCATACCGTCAATGCGCTAGAGCAGCCCAAAGATAAGCTATCAGAATTAACGAATGGCGAGTTCCCCACCATCGTCTACGACGCAACAGGTAACGTGAGATCGATGACGGATGCATTCAGTCTTGTCGCTCATGGCGGCAAGCTCGTTTACGTTGGATTGGTTAAGGCGGATATCGCTTTCCATGATCCAGATTTTCACAAAAGGGAAATGACCCTAATGGGCAGCCGGAATGCGACCATGGAAGATTTCGATACTGTGCGCAGCGCCTTTCAGGAAGGACGTATTAACATCGATAGCTACATTACCCACCGTGCAGCGTTCGATGAAATGGTAGGACAATTCGAAACCTGGTTGAAACCGGAATCTAAAGTGATTAAAGCGATGGTTTGTTTGTAA
- a CDS encoding LysR family transcriptional regulator, with amino-acid sequence MVNFELYKVFYLTAKSGSLSKAAKELYITQPSVSHSIKLLEESLGLPLFARTSKGVDLTTEGAILYSYIEQAYNFISLAEEKLSALLNFSSGEIKIGGSDSLCKHYLLPFLESFHVQYPQVQINLVHGTTPEIVKHLKEGKIDIGIVRTPIHDEQLHVREGITIQDCFVTGPKYKELSLGKVPLEQLLAYPIILFSSNSSSRKFITRLFSDHGLLLEPEIELGSVDLLIEFAKIGFGVSFVTKEFVAKELEEGSLFEVQLEAAIPSTKIGIITLKNMPLSTAAAAFVAKLENPS; translated from the coding sequence ATGGTTAATTTTGAGTTATACAAAGTTTTCTACCTAACTGCCAAGTCAGGCAGCTTGTCCAAGGCAGCCAAAGAGCTGTATATTACACAGCCAAGTGTATCTCACTCCATTAAATTGTTGGAGGAGTCCCTAGGACTGCCTTTATTTGCTCGAACATCCAAAGGTGTTGATCTTACCACAGAAGGCGCCATCCTGTACTCCTACATTGAACAAGCCTATAATTTCATTTCCCTTGCGGAAGAAAAATTGAGTGCACTGCTTAATTTCTCCAGCGGCGAAATCAAAATCGGCGGCAGCGACTCCTTATGCAAGCACTATCTTTTGCCATTCTTGGAGTCGTTCCATGTCCAATATCCGCAGGTCCAAATTAATTTAGTTCACGGGACGACACCTGAGATTGTGAAGCATCTAAAAGAAGGCAAAATCGACATCGGTATTGTCAGAACGCCTATCCATGACGAGCAACTGCACGTTAGAGAAGGCATTACGATTCAAGATTGCTTCGTTACAGGGCCTAAATACAAGGAGTTATCACTTGGAAAAGTGCCACTTGAGCAACTGCTAGCGTATCCGATCATTTTATTTTCGAGCAACAGCTCATCACGGAAATTTATCACTCGTTTGTTTAGTGATCATGGCTTATTACTTGAGCCTGAGATCGAGTTAGGAAGTGTCGATTTGCTTATTGAGTTTGCCAAAATTGGCTTCGGGGTTTCCTTTGTTACGAAGGAATTCGTTGCAAAAGAACTAGAGGAGGGCAGTCTGTTTGAGGTTCAGCTTGAGGCTGCAATCCCTTCGACCAAGATTGGAATTATCACGTTGAAAAATATGCCGCTATCGACGGCTGCAGCTGCTTTCGTGGCGAAGCTGGAGAATCCATCGTAA